The following proteins come from a genomic window of Candidatus Saccharibacteria bacterium oral taxon 488:
- a CDS encoding DUF11 domain-containing protein: MLHRVMRIKEEAMRNLSSLFRSLSLRHYAVLAVVAVTAAVPTTLWALDSDHSANTNTQAPTNTKPTPVYSCNALSIDQFSATSFKFSVKYSAHGGATYKTTIYKVYDASGKEVYRTGNEFKGFAPGTYTVKAFIVVDVNGKEETVTSDACTKQATVPGETPAPQPKPEPKPQPKPEPKPDKPPKITLALAVKTTVNGAQHKTVAVNEAFTYQVTVINTGTVTLRDTYATNAAPQGVTYLKASGGTIQNNTWQTLISELKPNESKTFTIDAVVKQYVAGTLTSTTCLKSEQASLEGHSNCSSATIEVTKPQVPAPQPKPAPTPQPKQPKPAPADPKQPNPAQPAPQPKPEPKTPDQSKQPSTNDNQQSPSASGGAQATNPPAAPTTVGELPRTGNATDTLVGGLGLGALLTAGVAYLISRRHV; the protein is encoded by the coding sequence ATGCTACATAGAGTTATGAGGATAAAGGAGGAAGCTATGCGAAACTTATCATCACTATTCCGCTCGCTATCGCTGCGCCACTATGCCGTTTTAGCGGTAGTCGCAGTTACAGCGGCAGTGCCAACTACATTATGGGCGCTAGATTCTGATCACTCCGCCAACACCAATACCCAAGCGCCGACGAACACAAAACCTACGCCAGTTTACAGCTGTAATGCACTCAGCATTGATCAGTTTTCGGCTACTAGTTTCAAGTTTTCAGTCAAATATTCCGCTCATGGTGGCGCAACCTATAAGACAACAATTTACAAAGTCTACGACGCCAGCGGCAAAGAAGTATACCGAACTGGTAACGAGTTTAAGGGCTTCGCGCCAGGCACGTACACGGTTAAAGCCTTTATCGTCGTTGACGTAAACGGCAAGGAAGAGACGGTGACCAGCGATGCCTGCACCAAACAGGCCACAGTCCCTGGCGAAACCCCGGCTCCACAACCAAAGCCTGAGCCGAAACCACAACCAAAACCTGAACCAAAGCCAGATAAACCACCGAAAATCACTCTAGCGCTTGCCGTCAAGACTACCGTCAATGGTGCGCAACACAAGACAGTCGCCGTCAACGAGGCCTTCACTTACCAGGTAACTGTCATCAACACGGGGACGGTTACGCTGCGGGATACGTACGCCACCAATGCCGCACCACAAGGTGTAACCTATCTAAAGGCGTCTGGTGGCACAATTCAGAATAATACCTGGCAGACATTGATTAGTGAGCTCAAGCCAAATGAGTCAAAAACATTCACTATTGACGCGGTCGTTAAACAATACGTCGCGGGCACATTGACCAGCACAACTTGTCTCAAGAGCGAGCAGGCTTCGCTTGAGGGTCATAGCAATTGCAGCAGCGCTACTATAGAGGTGACTAAGCCGCAGGTCCCGGCTCCCCAACCAAAGCCAGCGCCAACGCCACAACCAAAACAACCAAAGCCAGCACCGGCTGACCCAAAACAACCAAACCCGGCCCAACCAGCTCCACAACCAAAACCTGAACCAAAAACGCCAGACCAGTCGAAGCAGCCATCGACCAACGACAATCAGCAGTCACCATCAGCCTCAGGTGGCGCACAAGCCACCAACCCACCTGCCGCACCGACGACCGTTGGCGAACTACCGCGGACCGGTAACGCCACCGACACGCTCGTTGGTGGACTGGGTCTTGGCGCCCTGCTCACTGCTGGAGTCGCCTACCTCATCAGTCGACGTCATGTGTAA
- the obgE gene encoding GTPase ObgE, which translates to MFVDTAKVLVRAGKGGNGAVSFRHEKYVDKGGPDGGDGGRGGDVVFLATKDLNTLLNFRYKPELKAENGGDGSKRNKRGKNGSPLVVKVPMGTLVKRDGKVVADLTADQQQAVVARGGDGGFGNAHFTSSTRQAPKMAELGEAGEEFEAELELKLLADVGLVGFPNAGKSTFLSVVSNARPEIANYEFTTLTPNLGVADVDDGSVLIADIPGLIEGASEGKGLGDQFLRHVERTAVLLHMIDAYSDDPAEKYQTIRRELEKYSEELAARPEIIALTKCEGLDDEIIAMQSTALQNVANGSPVVAISSQTHAGVTELLRLLRREVTEYRAREAEMVEEESYDLPVIALDAQAASDAWTVERVIGVEPENVDGEDVVSFIIHGAKIEKFARRTNFDQFESVNRLRDIMRKMGIAHELIRQGAVGETVVQIGESMPFTLVEQ; encoded by the coding sequence ATGTTTGTAGATACAGCGAAAGTGTTGGTACGAGCTGGCAAGGGCGGCAACGGCGCAGTCAGTTTTCGGCATGAGAAATATGTTGATAAGGGTGGTCCTGATGGTGGCGACGGCGGACGCGGCGGTGATGTGGTGTTTTTGGCGACCAAAGACCTCAATACATTGCTGAATTTTCGCTACAAGCCAGAACTAAAAGCAGAAAATGGCGGCGACGGTAGTAAGCGCAATAAACGCGGCAAGAACGGCTCGCCGCTGGTCGTCAAAGTGCCAATGGGCACACTGGTCAAGCGTGACGGCAAGGTGGTGGCAGACTTGACGGCAGACCAGCAACAAGCGGTCGTTGCTCGGGGTGGTGATGGTGGTTTTGGTAACGCGCACTTTACCTCAAGTACGCGCCAAGCACCAAAGATGGCTGAACTTGGCGAGGCGGGTGAAGAATTTGAGGCAGAGCTGGAACTAAAATTGCTGGCTGACGTTGGCTTGGTTGGCTTTCCGAATGCTGGTAAATCGACCTTCTTAAGCGTAGTTTCTAACGCCCGACCGGAGATTGCTAACTATGAGTTTACGACGTTGACGCCAAATTTGGGCGTAGCGGATGTGGATGATGGTTCAGTGTTGATCGCTGATATTCCGGGGCTGATTGAAGGTGCGTCGGAAGGTAAAGGTTTGGGTGACCAGTTCCTGCGTCACGTTGAGCGGACAGCCGTGTTACTGCACATGATTGATGCGTATAGTGATGACCCAGCGGAAAAATACCAGACCATTCGCCGCGAGCTGGAAAAATATTCTGAAGAATTGGCGGCGCGTCCAGAGATTATCGCTTTGACGAAATGTGAAGGATTGGATGATGAAATCATTGCTATGCAGTCGACAGCACTGCAGAATGTGGCGAACGGTTCGCCAGTAGTGGCGATTTCCTCGCAAACGCATGCTGGCGTGACTGAGCTGCTTCGTTTGCTGCGCCGTGAAGTTACTGAATATCGGGCACGTGAGGCGGAGATGGTTGAGGAGGAGAGCTATGATCTACCGGTAATCGCCCTGGATGCACAAGCAGCGTCTGACGCCTGGACGGTGGAGCGGGTTATTGGCGTGGAGCCTGAAAATGTAGACGGCGAAGATGTGGTCAGTTTCATTATCCACGGTGCTAAAATTGAAAAGTTTGCTCGCCGCACTAACTTTGATCAATTTGAATCGGTCAATCGCCTGCGAGATATCATGCGAAAAATGGGTATCGCTCACGAGTTAATTCGTCAGGGTGCAGTCGGTGAGACCGTAGTGCAGATTGGCGAATCGATGCCATTTACGCTGGTTGAGCAGTAA
- a CDS encoding beta-lactamase family protein, translating to MNDTIFKNKKIHQSTLLVYRDDKKIAELSKGGMTSDSPFVIASISKLYTDALAFWLIDQKQLSYTSRLIELLPATMVGGLPNVDGVTLRHLIDQTSGFANYEVDKLLDGTVLFKEVLRHDHPVNVEDALKMVAELPPKGKPGERAYYADINALLIGEICQCATGKTLPKLLEEIICRPLGFTKTHYHTLSEKDIMPVYNGDRIVMLPKYLSTQMAQGGIVSTNNELMQFLRAFFGGKLFSQKHITNPTFRPIQFVPLKYGSGMMQLKIPRILSPFVPAPEIIGHSGMSGSFAFYCPSKDVFVTGTINQIKHRPFEVIYRAIDKG from the coding sequence ATGAATGATACGATTTTTAAGAATAAGAAGATTCATCAGTCGACACTGTTAGTATACAGGGATGATAAGAAAATTGCAGAGCTATCAAAAGGTGGTATGACCAGCGATTCGCCATTTGTGATTGCGAGCATCTCAAAGCTATATACTGATGCACTAGCCTTCTGGCTGATTGATCAAAAACAGCTTAGCTATACTTCACGGTTGATTGAGCTATTACCGGCGACTATGGTTGGCGGCCTACCAAATGTCGATGGGGTAACGCTGCGGCATTTGATTGATCAGACATCAGGCTTTGCAAATTACGAGGTAGATAAATTACTAGACGGTACGGTGTTGTTTAAGGAAGTCTTGCGGCACGACCATCCAGTGAACGTAGAGGATGCGTTGAAAATGGTAGCCGAGTTGCCGCCAAAAGGTAAACCCGGTGAGCGTGCTTATTACGCCGATATCAATGCACTCCTAATCGGCGAGATCTGTCAGTGTGCTACTGGTAAGACATTGCCTAAGCTGCTTGAAGAAATTATCTGCCGACCGCTTGGCTTCACTAAGACGCACTACCATACGTTATCTGAAAAGGACATCATGCCGGTTTATAATGGCGACCGTATAGTCATGCTCCCGAAATATCTATCAACACAAATGGCACAGGGTGGTATAGTCTCAACTAATAACGAGTTAATGCAGTTCTTGCGAGCATTTTTCGGCGGCAAGTTATTTTCTCAAAAACACATTACTAATCCTACTTTTCGACCTATTCAATTTGTGCCGCTCAAGTACGGAAGCGGGATGATGCAACTCAAAATTCCGCGAATATTGTCTCCGTTTGTTCCAGCACCAGAGATTATCGGTCATAGTGGTATGAGTGGTAGTTTTGCTTTTTATTGTCCATCAAAGGACGTCTTTGTGACGGGTACAATTAATCAAATTAAGCATCGGCCATTTGAAGTAATATATCGGGCGATAGACAAGGGGTAG
- a CDS encoding LysM peptidoglycan-binding domain-containing protein yields the protein MSYQTGGVASRQGSVSASQPVAPSAGPAHETNKANKVSVDQLAAANAVTDLAETVNLPTAGDLREATATLSIKKELAQGDTEVISKPQIVQPEKSAQRGIKTYVTKQGDTINSIAKKFNVTAQTVRWANNTTSDAVEAGKTLIIPMVDGVVYTVKDGDTIEKLAEKYKANPERVALYNDLASGAALAKDTRIVLPGGVLPENEQPGYVASRSGRRGYAGRTTGGAVSGVSYGYARASVGNRYALGNCTWYVYERRAALGRPIGSFWGNATSWAASARAAGFVVNHTPAPGAIFQTTWGGGGLGHVGMVERVEGGTIYVSDMNYAGYNVVTHRTIPMSEVGRYNFIH from the coding sequence TTGAGCTACCAAACGGGCGGGGTTGCCAGCCGGCAGGGCTCGGTGTCCGCCTCCCAACCGGTCGCACCGTCTGCTGGCCCAGCTCATGAGACGAATAAGGCCAATAAGGTCTCGGTAGACCAGCTAGCGGCTGCTAATGCGGTAACTGATCTAGCTGAGACAGTTAATCTGCCGACTGCGGGTGACTTGCGCGAAGCGACGGCAACACTGTCGATCAAAAAAGAACTGGCTCAGGGCGATACTGAAGTTATCTCCAAGCCACAAATCGTCCAGCCAGAAAAGTCGGCCCAGCGCGGTATCAAGACTTATGTCACTAAACAGGGTGATACGATCAATTCTATTGCCAAGAAGTTTAACGTGACAGCACAGACGGTACGCTGGGCGAACAATACGACATCTGATGCGGTTGAAGCCGGCAAGACATTGATTATTCCGATGGTTGATGGTGTGGTCTACACTGTTAAGGACGGCGACACCATCGAAAAATTGGCAGAAAAGTATAAAGCAAATCCTGAACGAGTGGCATTGTATAACGACTTGGCAAGTGGGGCGGCACTAGCTAAAGATACGCGGATTGTCTTGCCAGGCGGTGTGTTGCCAGAAAATGAGCAGCCAGGTTACGTGGCGTCGCGCTCGGGCCGTCGGGGTTATGCAGGGCGGACAACGGGCGGCGCAGTCAGTGGTGTCAGCTATGGTTACGCTCGAGCATCAGTTGGCAATCGATACGCTCTTGGCAACTGTACGTGGTATGTGTACGAGCGGCGAGCAGCACTTGGTCGACCAATCGGTAGTTTCTGGGGCAACGCAACGTCGTGGGCGGCAAGTGCTCGGGCAGCAGGTTTTGTTGTTAATCATACACCGGCACCAGGGGCAATCTTCCAGACGACATGGGGCGGTGGCGGTCTTGGCCACGTCGGTATGGTCGAGCGGGTTGAAGGTGGCACGATCTACGTTAGCGACATGAATTATGCTGGGTATAACGTCGTGACGCATCGAACAATCCCGATGTCTGAAGTTGGTCGGTATAACTTTATCCACTAG
- the sbcB gene encoding exodeoxyribonuclease I codes for MARTFFFYDLETSGLNPRQDRIMQFAGQRTDMNLEPIGEPYNLLVTLNDDTLPSPDALMVTGITPQKTVEEGYTEAQFARMLSEEIFTPDTIAVGFNNIRFDDEFIRHLLWRNFHDPYEWSWKDGRSRWDLLDVVRLTRALRPEGVKWPLDAKGEPSNRLELITSANGIAHENAHDALADVTALIAVTKLIKQKQPQLYDYLLKMRDKKLVQQLVNVDDKKPFVYASGRYDKEFAKTTVAFPLITSRNGGIFVYDLRYDPTPFVGLSAEELAKKIFASWEERQAEDFVKLPVKELQYNRCPAVAPLGVLEQGDGWQKISLDLATVQKHQNILLGHPDFAEKLRTIFENKPAFKKLPDPEAQLYDGFLNDRDRLRVEAVRNADERELADFHPEFQDERLAPLLLHYKARNFPRSLSEDDLTQWEAWRARHLQAQLPQFMASLQRLASTATDEQQFILQELQLWAEAIVPTEE; via the coding sequence ATGGCGCGAACATTCTTCTTCTACGACCTCGAGACGAGTGGATTAAATCCGCGGCAAGACCGCATCATGCAGTTTGCTGGGCAGCGGACAGACATGAACCTCGAGCCAATTGGTGAGCCGTATAATCTGCTAGTGACGCTGAATGATGACACCTTGCCAAGTCCTGATGCGCTGATGGTAACCGGCATCACGCCGCAAAAAACGGTCGAGGAAGGCTACACCGAGGCGCAATTTGCCCGGATGTTGAGTGAGGAGATTTTCACGCCGGATACTATTGCGGTTGGCTTTAATAATATTCGGTTTGACGACGAATTTATTCGTCATTTGTTGTGGCGCAATTTTCATGATCCGTACGAATGGAGCTGGAAAGATGGTCGCTCGCGTTGGGACTTGCTGGATGTGGTGCGGTTGACCAGGGCACTGAGGCCGGAAGGAGTCAAGTGGCCGCTTGATGCTAAGGGTGAGCCAAGCAATCGCCTGGAACTCATCACCAGTGCCAATGGCATTGCGCACGAAAATGCTCATGATGCTCTGGCGGACGTGACGGCACTGATCGCTGTGACGAAATTGATCAAGCAAAAGCAGCCGCAGCTGTATGACTACTTACTAAAAATGCGTGATAAAAAATTAGTCCAGCAGCTGGTCAATGTGGACGACAAAAAACCGTTTGTCTATGCCAGCGGGCGCTACGATAAAGAATTTGCTAAAACTACGGTGGCATTTCCGCTGATAACCAGTCGAAACGGCGGCATATTTGTCTATGATCTGCGGTATGATCCGACACCGTTTGTTGGGTTGAGTGCGGAGGAATTGGCGAAGAAAATATTTGCTTCCTGGGAGGAGCGGCAAGCTGAGGACTTCGTCAAATTGCCAGTCAAAGAGTTGCAGTACAATCGCTGTCCGGCAGTGGCGCCGCTGGGTGTACTGGAGCAGGGCGATGGCTGGCAGAAGATTTCGCTTGACCTAGCAACTGTCCAAAAACACCAAAATATATTACTGGGCCACCCAGATTTTGCTGAAAAATTACGGACTATTTTTGAAAACAAGCCAGCCTTCAAAAAACTGCCCGATCCGGAAGCGCAACTATATGATGGCTTTTTGAATGACCGTGATCGCCTGCGAGTAGAAGCGGTGCGCAATGCCGATGAGCGCGAGCTAGCTGATTTTCATCCGGAGTTTCAGGACGAGCGGTTGGCGCCGCTGCTGCTCCACTACAAAGCGCGCAACTTTCCGCGCTCACTCAGCGAAGATGATCTAACGCAATGGGAAGCATGGCGGGCCCGACACCTGCAGGCGCAACTACCACAATTTATGGCGTCTCTGCAGCGGCTAGCCTCGACAGCGACCGATGAGCAGCAGTTTATCTTACAAGAATTGCAACTGTGGGCAGAGGCAATAGTGCCGACCGAGGAATAG